The DNA region ATTGTAAATTTTGAAACTAAAGACAAATCAAGAAGCTCAAGAGAATTCTTTCTCAAAATGTCTTTAATCGGTTCTCTGTCATCAAAAAGACTTGTCAAAAGATAAACCGCCGAAACCAATCTTTCTGTCTTTTTATAAAAATAAGAAAAATTATTGTCTTTTATAAACGAAACTACGTCCTTCACATATAAGCCCTTTAAATCAGCATTTTGAAGGTCGTTATTAGGGCTAAATTGTATTTGTCTTTTATCGTTCATATAGTGTCCTTTATTAATCCACCAGATTTTGTCTTTTATAAAAGTGTGGGAAACCTTAAAGGACAGTATATCCGTAAAAGACAGAAATATCAATGACCCGGCGATACAATGTGTGGATTTTATTACGGGAAGAATAATGTCAGGAAATTTTGGAGAGTGATTGGAAAACCAAGATTTCAACCGCAAGGCAAATTAAAATTATGCTATCATTGTTTAATCAAGTAAGAAAAATAATTCAAATGGGACGCAAGAAAAAGAAAAATAAAAAAACAACATCGGAAAGTTTTTCTTTTACGCAATCTGAAACTTTTCAAAGCATTTTGGCAGTAGTTTTTTTTGTTCTAGCTTTCTTTCTGGCAGTGGCGTTTTTTGAGAAAGCCGGAATAGTCGGAGAAGTCGCAATCAAAATATTAAAACCTCTTTTGGGCTGGGGGTATTTCATTTTGCCAACAATTCTAATTATTCTTGGGTCGGCTTTCTTGTTTTCAGTTCAAAGGAGGATGGCGTGGCCACAAATTATTGGTGGGATTTTGTTCCTTCTCTCCGGAATGGGAGTTTTAGAGTTGATTTTTACCGATAAAGGCGGGCAGATCGGAGCGTTAATAGCGGCTCCAACTTTAAAACTTTTTGATTCGATAGTAGCGGTGGTTATCTTGCTTTCTCTGACAATAATCTCTCTGATAATAATTTTTGACACAAGATTAAGATTGACAGCCGTCTGGCAATTTATTTTGAAAACAAGGCGCTTGTTTGGGTTTGGAGCAAAAGAAAATTCCCCAAATATAGGCGCGGTGGAAAATGAAGTTGAAAATATAAAGATAAACGATGGCTCTGATGAAGACCTTGATGAAGATATGGAAACCAAAGAAGCGAAAGAATCAGGAGAGCAAATTCAAAAAAAGGAGCAGGCAAAAAAGGATACTAAAAATAAAAACGAAAATTTACCGATAAACTTAAGCAAAATAAGTGGTGTGGCTTACAAAGCTCCCCCACTTGATTTACTTTCCAGAGATTCGGGCAAGCCGGGTGTTGGCGACATCAAAGCCAACGCCAACATCATAAAAAGAACCTTGCAAAATTTCGGCATAAACGTAGAGATGGATGAAATTACAATTGGCCCGACTGTAACTAGATACGCTCTAAAGCCGGCAGAGGGCGTAAAACTTTCAAGAATCGTTGGTTTACAAAACGATTTGGCTCTAGCTTTAGCCGCCCACCCGCTAAGAATTGAAGCGCCGATACCCGGAAAATCATTGGTCGGAATTGAAATACCCAATAGTATAAAAACAACGGTTGGCTTGGGAAGTATTTTGGCCGAAAATGAGTTTCAAAATTCACCCAAACCAATGTTTATCGCTTTGGGTAAAGCAATATCAGGCAAAGCCCATTTTGATGATATCGCTAGAATGCCTCACCTTCTGATCGCCGGAGCAACCGGAAGTGGTAAAAGTGTTATGGTTCATTCTCTTATCACTTCCCTTCTCTACAGAAACTCTCCAGAAAACCTTAAACTCATACTAATTGACCCAAAAAGAGTAGAATTAACTCTCTATAATAAAATTCCACATCTCTTAACGCCGGTTTTGACCGACCCTAAAAAAGCCATTTTAGCGCTGAAGTGGGCAGCCAAAGAAATGGATCGCCGATATGACATATTGGAGGCAGAGAAAGTGCGAGATATCGGCTCCTACCACAAAAACATTCTTGAACCGGTTTTGAAAAGTAAGAAAGGTGGCAGTAGAGACGAAGCTGAAATGCCGGAAGCCATGCCATATATAGTAATCTTTATTGATGAGTTAGCTGATATTATGACAAGTTTTCCGAGAGAAATGGAGGCCGCAGTGGTTCGACTAGCTCAGATGTCAAGAGCGGTTGGTATACATCTTGTACTCTCAACTCAAAGACCATCGGTCAATGTCATCACTGGGCTGATAAAAGCTAACATCCCAACAAGAATTGCTCTACAGGTCGCAAGTCAGATTGATTCACGAACCATTCTTGACATGACTGGAGCCGAAAAACTACTCGGGGCCGGAGACATGCTTTATCTTTCAAGTGATATGTCAAAACCTCTAAGAATCCAAACGGCCTATATTTCAGAAGCCGAAGTCAAAGATGTGGTTAAATTTATTTACGAAAACAACCCAAGCGACGACTCAACTGTAGATATTAACCTCGAAACAGCTCAAAACGCCATAGAGCTTAGTAATTCTGATTCGGACGTGGATGATGATTTATACGAAGAGGCCCGAGAGTTGGTTGTTAAAGCTGGTAAGGCCTCAACCTCTTATCTTCAAAGGCGTCTTAGAATAGGTTACGCCAGAGCCGCAAGACTCATAGACATGCTTGAGGAAAGAGGGGTGGTCGGCGCCGGCGAGGGTGCCAAACCAAGAGAAGTTATAACAAATGACGAAGTTGGGGTTGAAAATTCACCCGAAGAATACGGGGCAGAAAACCGATGAAAAACCCTGATTTCAAGTCAGTCCTAAAAATAGCTTTGGTAGCGTTTTTTGCTTTAGTCATAGTCGGTTACTCCCTGTTTGAAGCTCGGGGTATAATCAGCGGTCCAATTTTAGAAATTTACGAACCAAGTGACGGGGGTGGCTTTGAAGAAAGCTTGGTAAAAATCCACGGGAGAGCAAGAAATATTTCTTTTTTAAGTCTTAATGATTCGCCGATTTTTATAGATGAAAAAGGTGTTTTTCTTGAAAAATTTATTCTAGCGCCAGGATATAATGCAATAAAGATTTCAGCCAAAGACCGATTGGGGAGAGAAAGGATAAAAGTTCTTAAATTGGTGTATAATTTAGAAAAATAATAAACGAACAAAGCGAGTGAATATGTTTTTCTAGGGCAGTCCAAGTTTTTGCGAAGCAAAAACTTGGACTGCAGATAAAATTCTAAAACTCACTTTGTTTTGTCTAATAAGTATTTCTATCATGAAAAAAGCAAAAAAAGAAGAAAGGGTCTCTGGGAAAAATATAGACGAAACTTTGCGCGACATAAAGTCCCGTTTTGGAGAAGAGGCAATAATGAAACTCGGTGAAAAACCTAAAGTGAATGTGGACGCAATCCCGACTGGATCTATAGGATTGGACGCCGCGCTCGGAGTCGGCGGTATGCCAAGAGGCAGAATTATAGAAATATATGGTCCAGAGTCTTCTGGAAAAACCACCCTTTCCCTGCATGTAATCGCCGAGGCCCAGAAAAAAGGCGGGGTTTGTGCCTTTATTGACGCAGAACACGCTATGGACCCAGAATATTCAAAACGCTTGGGTGTAAAAATAGACGAACTCCTTATTTCTCAACCAGACACCGGAGAACAAGCTCTTGAAATTGTAGAATCTTTGGTGCGTTCTGGAAAACTAGACGTTATAGTTGTAGATTCTGTCGCCGCTCTAACTCCAAAAGATGAGATAGAAGGCGAAATGGGCGCACATCACGTCGGCAAACAAGCCCGCCTGATGAGCCAAGCTTTAAGAAAATTGACAGCTATCGTAGCCAAAAGCAAGACAATTGTCATCTTTATAAATCAGATTAGAATGCAAATCGGGGTGATGTTTGGCAATCCAGAAACAACTCCGGGTGGTAAAGCTCTTAAATTTTATACATCGGTCAGAATTGATATCCGACGTATAGCCCAAATTAAAAAAGGGGAAGAAATTATGGGTTCTCGCATCCGAGCAAAAGTTGTAAAAAATAAAGTGGCTGCGCCTTTCAAGCAAACCGAATTTGACTTGATGTATAACGAAGGAATTTCTAGAGAAGGAGAAATTATGGCGCTTGGCGAAAAATTGAAGATTATTGAAAAATCAAGCGGTGGATCTTACACTTATCGTCCGGAGGGTAAGAGTGAGGAAATTAAGCTCGGACGTGGCTATGACGCCGCCCGACAATTTCTAAAATCAGAACCAAAAATTACAAGCGATATTCTGAAAAAAATAAAAGAGCAGTTAAAAGATAAGTAAATGCATGTTCCTAACTGGCTTAAGGGCGGTTTTCTGGGCGTCTTGACTGTTTGGGTTGTTATTTTCATCAAAGCAATTTGTCTAGACGATTGGTGTTTCGCCGACACCTTCTTGCCAATTATTTTCTTCCCCTTAGCAGGACTCGATTATTTTCTAAACGCTGAACTAATAAAGTTTTTCGGGAAAAACATCTTTCTTACAATTTCAATTTTTTGGTTTGTTATTGGTTCGTCTGCTGGCGCGTTTTTTGGCAAGTTTAGAAAAGAAAAGGTGGAGACTTGAAATTAAGCGACTTTTGTAATAACTTATTGTCTATTATGTTGCAATACAACGAAATCACGGAGAAAAAATTTATAGAGCTAGACGGCGAGCCGTATGAAGTTTTAAGTTCGCACGTTTTCCGAAAACAGCAAAGAAAGCCGGTCAACGCTACTAAATTAAAAAATTTAATAACTGGCAAAGTTACCGAACGGTCTTTTCATGTTTCCGAAAAAGCCGAGGAAGCTGATCTTCAGAAAAAAGAAATAAAATTTCTATATTTAAACAAGGGTCAATACTGGTTTTGCGACCCAGACAGTCCGCGCGACAGATTCTTTTTTGGAGAAGAAATGATTGGGCCACAGGGCAAATTTATGAAAGAAAATTCTTTGGCCGAAGCGCTCGTGTTTAATGAAAAAATTATAGGCATCAAGGTGCCGATAAAAGTTGAATTGGCAGTGAAAGAGTCTCATCCTGCAGTCAAAGGTAATACCGCCCAAGGCGCAACTAAAGAAGCTGTTTTGGAGACCGGGGCGATAGTTCAGGTGCCGCTTTTCATCAAAGAGGGCGATATTTTAAGAATCAACACCGATACCGGAGAATATGTGGAGAGAGTAAGTTAGGGTCTAGAGTTTAGCCAATAGGGTGTAGAAATTAACCTCCAGAAATCATAGGGAGATTAGCGCAAGTAGTAGCATCCTCTATTGGCTAGTGGCTATACCCTAAACCCTATTTCTGTACGTAGGGTAAAAGACCCATAAAACGAGCGCGTTTTACGGCCATAGCAAGTTTTCGCTGATTCTTAGCTGAAACCCCAGTCCTTTTTCTAGCTATTATACGGCCATGAGGATTGAGAAATTTCCTTAGAATTTCTACATCCTTATAATCTATGTGTTGGATATTATTTTGGGTGAAAAAACATTGGGTCATAAATTTTATTAGTTGGTAGATTATAGTCAGTAGTCAGTAGTAAGTCAACTGTTCACTATTTTATTCAACATTTTCATAACTTCCTCAAGTAAGTTGTCTATTTTTACACAATCAGATTCTTTAATAAATTCAAGTCTTTTAGCTATTTTTACTTGTGTTTCCAATTCAGCGCCAGAGCCGAATGATATAAGAAAAAATCTTTTAACTTCATTTTTACCCCCACGCCTACTGCCTTCAGCAATATTAGAAGGAATAGATACAGCGGCTCTTCTCATTTGAGAAGTGAGACCATATAACTCTGATTTAGGAAATTTATTTGTTATCTGGTAGATCTCTACTACCAATTCCATAGACTTCTGCCAAACTACAAGATTCTCGTAACCCATTTTTGTTGTTGCCTTAAATCTACAGACTACTCACTACCTTCTACTGACTAGAATGGTATATCATCTGGATTCACTTCCTCTTCCGGATATGCAATCTCTCCGTCATCCTTGGTGCTTTGTTTTTTGTCGCCAGAGTTAGGAGAAGAAGAATCGTCCTGTGAATTTGGAGACGTAAAGCCACCTCCAGACTTGGCACCAAATTGCACCCGGTCGGCAACAATTTCAGTCCTGTATCTTTTTTGGCCGTCTTGGCCGTCCCAGCTTCTAGTCTGAATTCTACCTTCAACCAAAACATTTTGACCTTTCTTCAAATATTGAGCCGAGGTTTCAGCTTGACGTCCAAAAACTACGACATTATGAAATTCCGTGTTCTCCTGTTTCTGACCATCTTTGTCCTTCCAAACTCGATTGGTAGCAACGCCGAGAGTGCAGACTGCGGTACCGGAAGGCAGAGATTTAAGTTCCGGATCTCTTGTTAAGTTGCCTATGATTAAAGCTTTATTTAAATACATTTTATAAATTATCGCTGTTTTTATAATCTCAAATTATAAAAATTCTGCAACCCTATCAGCTGAATTATTCACTGACCACCAACTTTTCTATACTTTTATCAATCTCTTCTTCGGAAACCGGACCCAGTGCCGCTTCTTCCGCTTGTCTTGCGCTTTTCGCCTCCCTGTCCTTTCTGACTGCTAACTTGTGAGAATACAAAGTATTTTCTTTGACAGTCTCGATCAGGAGAAATCTAATAACGTTTAAATTATTTTGGAAAGAGTTTTTGATCGCCAACATCTTCGACGGTTCAATTTCAAATTTTACCCAACCAAAGTAGGCCTGACTGTATTTTTGGTTTTTATTGTCAATTTTTTTGACCATTTCATAAGAAAGTGGTCGCAATCTGGGAAAATCTTCGGAAATAAAAATACCACCAAATTCTTCGATGGCTGTTTTCAGCGCCGAAACCTCTTCCGGCAATTTTTCTTCGGCGATAGATGGCGACAAAAGAAAACTAGCTTCGTAAACCCTTGCGTCTTGGGTTTCGGTTTCTTCTTGGTCCTCTTTTTGATCTTTTACTTCTGTTTCTTGCATAGGCAAATAGGTTAACATAAATGCTTTAGGTTTTCAACCCGGATTAGGGTTTAGGGTTTAGGGTATAGCCAATAGGTTAAAAAAAGACCACAGCTCACGCTGCGATCGTCATCTCACCTTGGCTCTAGCGCCAACTAGCGAGATTAGATGTCTTTCCATCCGTCAGGATACATTTCGGTGCACCTACCTAGTCTGAACGAGGTCAGACCCCTGTGCTGAATTGTCGCGCCCGTAAAAACAGGTGCCCACGTGGTCTGTTACCATGCTAGCATAGTATGATTTTAATGTCAAGCATTTTTTGATAGTAGATACAGAGAAATTCAAAAAAATGTAAGTGGGGATTAAAGAAAAAGGCCCCGAGGTGAGAACCACCAAGGGGCCAGTGTGACCAGTTTGCTGAAGAATGAGCTCAATGAATTCAATGAACTCAAGGAATTTCCTGCTCCAGCCGAGCTTTGCTCTGCTTTGAGGCGAGGAGAGCGGGGTTGCTCTGGTCAAAGTTGTGGCCGAGGCGGCAGTACCAGAGGTCGCTCACACGGTTGCCAAGCCAGATGAGGCACGCGACCTTGCGGTCGTCGCCGAACCCCTGTCGAGATCCCCACAGGCAGACTGTCTTACCCTTGAACTCTTCCGGGTATGTCTCGGGATCCTTGAGCCAACCCTGGACAACCGGATGTTCGAGGTAATAGTGGCGGCCCCTGAATTTCGGATCTTTGTAGTACTCATCGAGCATGAGTCCGCTGCCTCCTCCCCTCTCCTGTGCCGGATGAAGATGGAGTTCGAAATTCCCCCGTGATTCATCCACCATGGCTTGCAATCTGCTTGCAAGCCACTCCGGCGAACGCTTGCCATTCTGGACCATCTTGGCGATAGACGCCCAAAGATCGAAGATCCGTTTCCAGACGTCAACTTTGCCACTACTCATGGCTTTCTCCTGTAAAGAACCCGCCCGCTACCAACAGGCGTTTCCGGATTCTGCCGGAACAGTTGCGAGAATACCTCGCTAAATCTATTTTAATCTAATCACATAAAAGCTATGCTGTCACGGCAAAAAATTTTAAAGCATTTTGGAGTAGGGTTTCTCGGACTTTTTCAAAATCTTCCCCCTTTATTTCAGATATCTTTTTGACGACTTCCCTGACATGCATCGGCTCATTTCTTTTACCCCGAAACGGTTCCGGAGAAACATACGGACAATCTGTTTCGGTCATAATTCTATCGAGTGGCGTATTTTTTATAATCTCATCGTATTGCCGGGCGAAAGTTATAACTCCGGTAAACGAAAGAAAAAAGCCGGCATCTAAAATTTCTTTGGCCTCTTCCCAAGAACCGGCAAAAAAATGGAAATTGCCGGAAACTTTCGCTTCTGATTTCAATATTTCCAGAGCGTCGCGGTAAGCGGATTTTCCGGAACCAGCTTGCCCTGAACTTGCCTGCAGTGAGTTTGTCGAACCTGTTGAAGGGTTTCGAACATGGAGCATCAAAGGTTTCTTGAATTCATTAGCTAGGGCAATTTGGGCTGAAAAAGATTCGCGCTGTTTCTTTTCTGATTCCGGGGTGCAGCGATAATAATCCAACCCGCATTCCCCTATTCCTAAAACTTTTGGATGCTTTAAAAGTTCGCGATAATAATTTTCGTCTAAAACTTCGCCACGCGAAACAAACCCCTCGACTTCGCTCGGGGCAAGTTCCTTTCCGCTACTTCCGAGTTCTTTTTCATCATGGAAAGATTTATCTGTATGAATCGGATGAATACCGACAATTGCATAAACACCTTTTTCATATTTTTCCACCAATTCAACCGCAGATTTGGAGGTATCTTTCTGCGTGCCAACATTTATCATCCATACGCCCGCCTCCAAAGCGCGCTCTATAACTGCTTCCCGATCTTCATCATAAGCGGCAAAATTTACGTGGGCGTGGATGTCAATGTATTGGGTAGGTTTAGGATTCATGAATTAATCTTTTCTGGGAAATAGCGAATTTTTGGGCATTTTGTTTTGCTTTATTAAATCCATAATCTTTTCAGCTGTTTTGGGTATAAATGGTTGGAGGTAGAATCCTATAATATACAGTTCTGATACAAGTTCTTGAATAATATGGTTACCAATTTCTGGATTAGATTTAACAACTTTAAATGGCTGCTCCTTTTGAATCTTTCTATCAAGTTTTTGAATCTTGGAAAATATAAAATTCATCGCTTCACCTATTTCAAACCTGTTGAATACGTCAATCATATGTTGAGGATAATTTTGTTTATATAATGAGGTTAAAACATCATTATCTACAGCCATTTTCATAATCCTAGAAACCAAATTTCCTAGTCCATTTGCTAGGTCAGCATTATAAGCGGTCTTGAATTTTTCAAGAGTAAATTCGCTATCTTCAAAAGAGTTTACGTGCCGCGCCAAATAAAAACGCAAGGCATCTGTGCCGTACTCTTCAATAATTTCAATCGGGTCAACCGTATTCCCTAAACTTTTGCTCATTTTTACTCCGCCTTCGCCCAAAATAAAGCCATTGATAATAATTTGCTCGGACGTCTGAATTCCGGCTGACATAAGCATTGCTTGCCACATTGCCGACTGCTGACGGAGATTGTCTTTGCCGGCATATTGAGTTACCGGCCACCATTTCTTAAAATTTTCTTCATCTTCAGACCAGCCGATCGCTGAAATGTAGTTTACCAACGCGTCAAACCAAACATACATTACATGTTCCGAATCGTCCGGCACCTCTACACCCCACGGCATTTTTTCTTTAAGGCGCGAAATACTGAAATCTTCCAATCCCCTTTCAACGAATCTTTTAATTTCATTAAAACGGAAATTTGGCACCACAAAATCCGGATTTTTTTCATAAAATTCCAAAAGCGGTTTTTGATATTTAGAAAAACGGAAAAAATAGTTTTCTTCTTCAAGAATCTCAATACTTAAATTCGGATGATCCGGACATTTTCCATCAACCAATTCTGATTCAGTCTTTTCCAGCTCACAACCAACACAATATTTAACGCTGTAATTTTTTTTATAAATATCGCCGTTTTTCTGGCAAACACGCCAAAATTCTTGAGCCGCGACAATATGCTCCGGATCAGTCGTCCGAATAAAATTTAAATCAGGAAGCATGCCGAGTTGCCGGACAAAATTTTTAAACTTTTCAGCATACTCATCAACATAAACTTGTGGGTCTTTTCCTTGTTCTTGTGCTTTCCGATAAATTTTTAATCCGTGCTCATCGGTGCCGGTATTAAAAAAAACTTCAAAACCCATAAGTTTTTTATATCGGGCAATAATATCGGCTCTGACAAATTCCAAAGCATGCCCGAGATGGGGCTCGGCGTTCACATAAGGCAAGGTGGTGGTAATGTAAAAAGTTTTTTTCTGGTTCACAAGTCAAGAAGTTTTTTCCGGCGTTTTTTTGGCATGTTTTCTTTTATCCATGTCCTCCAAAAAAACCATCGCAACCGCCGCCAAAGGAACAGAAATCAAAATCCCTAAAAATCCGGCTAACTTGAAGCCGACGACCAAAGACAAAATAACAATAATCGGCGAAAGACCGACAACTTTTTTGACAACCAAAGGGTAAATCAGCTGACTTTCAAACTGCTGAATGATGACGTAAAGGCCGATAACAATAAAAGCCATCGTTAGTCCACCATCCAAAAAACCGAGGGCGATAGCCGGCACCGCGGCAATAATCGGCCCAAAGACCGGAATAATTTCCATAATCGCCGCCAAAAAAGCTAAGAGCAAGGCATTCGGAACCCCCAAAAGCAAGAGGCCAAGGTAAGTCAAAACTCCAACAATAACAGCAAGAACTATCTGACCCTGTACCCACAGACCGATTTTGGCTTCCGACCGGTGCCACAAGTCAAGAATATATGCTTCATATTTTAAAGGCGTTACTAAGCGCAAGAAATGTGACACTCCACCTTTCTGAACTGAAAGATAGAAAGATAGAACAATAATCAAGACCAAAGACAACATACCGCCAAAGAAGACCGACGCAGCGCTAAGAAAATTAAAACTGCCGGACAAAGCTAAATTGGCTTGAGTAACAAATTCTTGGAGTGAAAAATCTCTGATCACCGACTGACCCAAAAAGCCGTCCTGCAGAGGATTCCAAACCTCAAGCTCGGTTAAATGCTCCGGCAAATCTTTAAGCAAAACGGTTGTTTCGTTTAAAAGCGGAACAAGAAGAAAATAAAAAGAAATAGCAAAAATCAAAGCTGCTAAAAGATAGACAATCAAAACCGCTATAACTCTCGGTATTTTGTGTTTGCCAAACCAGCGAGTAGCCGGCTCAACCGCCGAAGCAATGAGAACCGCAGTCAAAACTACTAAAACTAAATCGCGAAGGACAAACAAAGCCCAAACCAAAATCAATATAAAAACAACCTTAAAAACACTTCCAGTGGAAATATTTAGCATTTTTAAATAATAGCATAAATTGGTGGCTAGTCAGTAGTGAGTGGTTTTTAGAAAAATCAGCAAAAAATGGTTGGGTAGTCTTGCAACATTAGGACACTTGCTACACTCCATACAACACAACTCTTTACCAGACCATTTACCACCAAAATCAATCTCCTTTCAAACAATTTAAGACGGCCGTCTTAAATTGTTTGAAATTAAATTAATTGAATTATTTATATCAAATGCATCAAAATCAAATTCGCAAGATTTTTAGAAGAGTATTTTTGTTTTTAACTTCCCCAACAACAGCTAGATTGAGTTTTCGGTTTTGGAAAATGTCTTTGGCAATTTTTTGAATGTCACCAGCAGTTACCGCTTTTATTTCTTTTGCCATTTGCTCCGGTGTTTCTAAAGAATGTTTCAAAACTTCTTGGTAGCCGAAAAATTCGGCCATAGCGTCAGAGGTTTCAAGCCCTAAAAATAAATTGCCAATCAAATAATCTTTGGCTTTTTTTAACTCTCCTTCCGGCACAATTTCATCCTTCAGCCGGCAAAATTCGGCAAGAATCGCGAGAATCACCTCCTCAATCCGCTTTTTATCCACGCCGGCTGAAACCGCCAAGTAACCGTGGTCGGTATATTCATCAGTAAACGATTTGACATAATAACCGACTCCCATTTCTTCGCGCAGTTTCTGAAAAAGCCGACTGGACATCCCCTGCCCTAAAACGGCGTTCAAAACTTTGAGCGCCGGCAGTTTTGAACTTTTAATTGAAAAAGTTCTAACACCTAAAATCAAATGTGTTTGGTCGGTCTTTTTTTGTTTTATTAAAATTTGCGGAGAATTTTGCCGCTCAACAACGGCCAGCTTTTTCTCCCTACTTTTACTTTTTAGATTGGCAAAAGCTTTATTCGCTTCTTTCAAAACCTCCCGTCGATTAAAATTACCGGCGACAATTAAAGTCGTAGTGTTTGCTAAATAATGTTTGTCGCGATAAGAGACAAAATCCTCTCGCTTCATTTTTTTGACCGTCTCTCGGGTGCCGGCAATATTCCAACCAGCTGGCTGAT from Candidatus Paceibacterota bacterium includes:
- a CDS encoding DNA translocase FtsK translates to MGRKKKKNKKTTSESFSFTQSETFQSILAVVFFVLAFFLAVAFFEKAGIVGEVAIKILKPLLGWGYFILPTILIILGSAFLFSVQRRMAWPQIIGGILFLLSGMGVLELIFTDKGGQIGALIAAPTLKLFDSIVAVVILLSLTIISLIIIFDTRLRLTAVWQFILKTRRLFGFGAKENSPNIGAVENEVENIKINDGSDEDLDEDMETKEAKESGEQIQKKEQAKKDTKNKNENLPINLSKISGVAYKAPPLDLLSRDSGKPGVGDIKANANIIKRTLQNFGINVEMDEITIGPTVTRYALKPAEGVKLSRIVGLQNDLALALAAHPLRIEAPIPGKSLVGIEIPNSIKTTVGLGSILAENEFQNSPKPMFIALGKAISGKAHFDDIARMPHLLIAGATGSGKSVMVHSLITSLLYRNSPENLKLILIDPKRVELTLYNKIPHLLTPVLTDPKKAILALKWAAKEMDRRYDILEAEKVRDIGSYHKNILEPVLKSKKGGSRDEAEMPEAMPYIVIFIDELADIMTSFPREMEAAVVRLAQMSRAVGIHLVLSTQRPSVNVITGLIKANIPTRIALQVASQIDSRTILDMTGAEKLLGAGDMLYLSSDMSKPLRIQTAYISEAEVKDVVKFIYENNPSDDSTVDINLETAQNAIELSNSDSDVDDDLYEEARELVVKAGKASTSYLQRRLRIGYARAARLIDMLEERGVVGAGEGAKPREVITNDEVGVENSPEEYGAENR
- the recA gene encoding recombinase RecA; the protein is MKKAKKEERVSGKNIDETLRDIKSRFGEEAIMKLGEKPKVNVDAIPTGSIGLDAALGVGGMPRGRIIEIYGPESSGKTTLSLHVIAEAQKKGGVCAFIDAEHAMDPEYSKRLGVKIDELLISQPDTGEQALEIVESLVRSGKLDVIVVDSVAALTPKDEIEGEMGAHHVGKQARLMSQALRKLTAIVAKSKTIVIFINQIRMQIGVMFGNPETTPGGKALKFYTSVRIDIRRIAQIKKGEEIMGSRIRAKVVKNKVAAPFKQTEFDLMYNEGISREGEIMALGEKLKIIEKSSGGSYTYRPEGKSEEIKLGRGYDAARQFLKSEPKITSDILKKIKEQLKDK
- a CDS encoding elongation factor P, with the translated sequence MLQYNEITEKKFIELDGEPYEVLSSHVFRKQQRKPVNATKLKNLITGKVTERSFHVSEKAEEADLQKKEIKFLYLNKGQYWFCDPDSPRDRFFFGEEMIGPQGKFMKENSLAEALVFNEKIIGIKVPIKVELAVKESHPAVKGNTAQGATKEAVLETGAIVQVPLFIKEGDILRINTDTGEYVERVS
- the rpsR gene encoding 30S ribosomal protein S18 is translated as MTQCFFTQNNIQHIDYKDVEILRKFLNPHGRIIARKRTGVSAKNQRKLAMAVKRARFMGLLPYVQK
- a CDS encoding four helix bundle protein, encoding MGYENLVVWQKSMELVVEIYQITNKFPKSELYGLTSQMRRAAVSIPSNIAEGSRRGGKNEVKRFFLISFGSGAELETQVKIAKRLEFIKESDCVKIDNLLEEVMKMLNKIVNS
- a CDS encoding single-stranded DNA-binding protein, giving the protein MYLNKALIIGNLTRDPELKSLPSGTAVCTLGVATNRVWKDKDGQKQENTEFHNVVVFGRQAETSAQYLKKGQNVLVEGRIQTRSWDGQDGQKRYRTEIVADRVQFGAKSGGGFTSPNSQDDSSSPNSGDKKQSTKDDGEIAYPEEEVNPDDIPF
- a CDS encoding 30S ribosomal protein S6 — protein: MQETEVKDQKEDQEETETQDARVYEASFLLSPSIAEEKLPEEVSALKTAIEEFGGIFISEDFPRLRPLSYEMVKKIDNKNQKYSQAYFGWVKFEIEPSKMLAIKNSFQNNLNVIRFLLIETVKENTLYSHKLAVRKDREAKSARQAEEAALGPVSEEEIDKSIEKLVVSE
- a CDS encoding TatD family hydrolase — protein: MNPKPTQYIDIHAHVNFAAYDEDREAVIERALEAGVWMINVGTQKDTSKSAVELVEKYEKGVYAIVGIHPIHTDKSFHDEKELGSSGKELAPSEVEGFVSRGEVLDENYYRELLKHPKVLGIGECGLDYYRCTPESEKKQRESFSAQIALANEFKKPLMLHVRNPSTGSTNSLQASSGQAGSGKSAYRDALEILKSEAKVSGNFHFFAGSWEEAKEILDAGFFLSFTGVITFARQYDEIIKNTPLDRIMTETDCPYVSPEPFRGKRNEPMHVREVVKKISEIKGEDFEKVRETLLQNALKFFAVTA
- the metG gene encoding methionine--tRNA ligase; translated protein: MNQKKTFYITTTLPYVNAEPHLGHALEFVRADIIARYKKLMGFEVFFNTGTDEHGLKIYRKAQEQGKDPQVYVDEYAEKFKNFVRQLGMLPDLNFIRTTDPEHIVAAQEFWRVCQKNGDIYKKNYSVKYCVGCELEKTESELVDGKCPDHPNLSIEILEEENYFFRFSKYQKPLLEFYEKNPDFVVPNFRFNEIKRFVERGLEDFSISRLKEKMPWGVEVPDDSEHVMYVWFDALVNYISAIGWSEDEENFKKWWPVTQYAGKDNLRQQSAMWQAMLMSAGIQTSEQIIINGFILGEGGVKMSKSLGNTVDPIEIIEEYGTDALRFYLARHVNSFEDSEFTLEKFKTAYNADLANGLGNLVSRIMKMAVDNDVLTSLYKQNYPQHMIDVFNRFEIGEAMNFIFSKIQKLDRKIQKEQPFKVVKSNPEIGNHIIQELVSELYIIGFYLQPFIPKTAEKIMDLIKQNKMPKNSLFPRKD
- a CDS encoding AI-2E family transporter yields the protein MLNISTGSVFKVVFILILVWALFVLRDLVLVVLTAVLIASAVEPATRWFGKHKIPRVIAVLIVYLLAALIFAISFYFLLVPLLNETTVLLKDLPEHLTELEVWNPLQDGFLGQSVIRDFSLQEFVTQANLALSGSFNFLSAASVFFGGMLSLVLIIVLSFYLSVQKGGVSHFLRLVTPLKYEAYILDLWHRSEAKIGLWVQGQIVLAVIVGVLTYLGLLLLGVPNALLLAFLAAIMEIIPVFGPIIAAVPAIALGFLDGGLTMAFIVIGLYVIIQQFESQLIYPLVVKKVVGLSPIIVILSLVVGFKLAGFLGILISVPLAAVAMVFLEDMDKRKHAKKTPEKTS